In Debaryomyces hansenii CBS767 chromosome B complete sequence, one genomic interval encodes:
- a CDS encoding DEHA2B00704p (weakly similar to CA2095|IPF11492 Candida albicans IPF11492): MSSVPDSDELKAKYAEIAALKKAINEKKEEKNIPGPLTAGYDGHYYGNINENRGGYRGGYRGGYRGGYRGGYHNHPYSGGHINSHSRGNIHRNMTVVFNGTNTNDKNSEVSKNDESNTTEPKYVSSVSKSGMTLVSSDVYEKDKIKMIQRSENAKQLQDQIKQKKKTNAIKTRVFKNQNKTDSYDRVKADGDIFAVTNNGDDLILLSIPTGEKPKTVVWNNKNYTRKINGDLKSQAPRRGRYVVFKCFIL, encoded by the coding sequence ATGTCATCAGTACCAGATTCAGATGAACTAAAGGCAAAATATGCAGAAATAGCTGCATTGAAAAAGGCTATaaatgaaaagaaagaggaAAAAAATATTCCCGGCCCATTAACAGCAGGTTATGATGGGCATTATTATggtaatataaatgaaaatagAGGTGGATACAGGGGTGGATACAGAGGTGGCTATAGGGGTGGATATAGAGGTGGatatcataatcatccATATAGTGGAGGGCATATTAATAGTCATAGCAGGGGAAATATACATCGAAATATGACCGTTGTATTCAACGGCACCAATACTAACGATAAGAATAGTGAAGTCTCAAAAAACGATGAATCTAATACAACAGAGCCAAAATACGTTTCATCTGTATCGAAAAGTGGAATGACCTTAGTGAGCTCAGATGTGTATGAAAAagacaaaatcaaaatgattCAACGCAGTGAGAATGCTAAACAGTTGCAAGACCAGATtaaacagaagaagaaaaccAATGCCATCAAAACTAGAGTATttaaaaatcaaaataaaacagACAGTTATGATCGAGTGAAAGCTGATGGCGATATTTTTGCAGTAACCAATAATGGTGATGACTTAATTCTTTTGTCAATTCCTACAGGTGAAAAACCGAAAACAGTTGTCTGGAATAATAAAAACTACACTAGAAAGATTAATGGTGATTTGAAGAGTCAGGCTCCACGTCGTGGCCGGTATGTCGTATTCAAGTGTTTTATCTTATAG
- a CDS encoding DEHA2B00682p (similar to uniprot|P36119 Saccharomyces cerevisiae YKR023w): protein MNYTKLKSYSANAISNILPIDRETCGELVDYALTLPTDHEIEAHFLNLLGESDETSAFLTKFMSLKKEADDSAKSTNVKTLGSKTKGESAHIPSSSTTGKNHKAWTSTPSESVDHKQKGRLENNKTSKTTSELLDLKSPSPVAKRSKGSKKKKIDNLQDIEAVLNDLELSSRDDIDMESSSVIRKKCNCMGRRHPLFEVAPNCLNCGKIICAKEGLQPCSFCEKELLSFKDKCEIINLLREEKTSIENKQDSSRSKSPQDHTQGSNPKNKNKKIVVTLNAGENLWRAQDTALKRMEADKKKDQELLEKIKRERDEIAQQAKELQHYEETSKINPELVKAQERLETLLTFQATGAERTKIIDNASDFEMPNSNSGNMWLSPMERALHLKKQQKQLRKHDGVKKARSGRGNRAVEMVIKDGKVTMVEKHVGSSMKDNEESEEDEEIVGLENKVKESRSEGENASSKNIWDYNKYSNRWEKPLYLPSDTDFQNVQNTDQQLYKPRVQFSNDAEENELLVSLPS, encoded by the coding sequence ATGAATTATACTAAATTAAAGAGCTATTCGGCTAATGCAATATCTAATATACTACCCATTGATCGTGAAACGTGCGGTGAATTGGTTGATTATGCGTTGACCTTACCGACGGATCATGAAATAGAAGCTCACTTCTTAAACTTGTTGGGTGAAAGCGATGAAACTTCAGCATTCTTAACTAAGTTCATGTCATTAAAAAAAGAAGCTGATGATTCAGCCAAGCTGACTAATGTGAAAACTTTAGGTAGTAAGACCAAGGGAGAATCGGCACATATACCATCATCACTGACAACCGGGAAAAATCATAAAGCCTGGACTTCTACGCCGTCCGAGTCAGTAGATCATAAACAAAAAGGACGattggaaaataataaGACTTCTAAGACGACATCTGAATTACTTGATTTGAAATCTCCTTCGCCTGTCGCAAAACGAAGCAAAGGTtctaagaagaagaaaattgacAACTTGCAAGATATTGAAGCCGTCTTGAATGATCTAGAATTATCATCCAGGGATGATATTGACATGGAGTCTTCAAGTGTTATTAGAAAGAAATGTAATTGCATGGGTAGAAGACATCCGTTATTTGAGGTAGCTCCTAATTGCTTGAACTGTGGTAAGATTATTTGTGCAAAGGAAGGTCTACAGCCTTGTTCGTTCTGTGAAAAGGAGTTGTTGTCTTTCAAAGACAAATgtgaaataataaatttattgagGGAAGAAAAGACtagtattgaaaataaacaaGACTCTTCGAGAAGCAAAAGTCCACAAGATCATACTCAAGGTTCTAATCccaaaaacaaaaacaagaaaattgTTGTCACATTAAACGCGGGAGAGAACCTTTGGAGAGCACAAGACACAGCATTAAAGAGAATGGAGGCGGATAAGAAAAAGGATCaggaattattggaaaagatAAAAAGAGAGAGAGACGAGATTGCACAACAGGCGAAGGAATTGCAACATTATGAAGAAACTAGCAAGATAAATCCAGAATTAGTGAAAGCTCAGGAAAGGTTAGAGACATTGCTTACATTCCAAGCGACTGGTGCAGAAAGGACTAAGATCATTGATAATGCCTCAGACTTCGAAATGCCAAATTCAAACAGTGGAAATATGTGGTTGTCACCAATGGAGAGAGCATTGCATTTAAAAAAACAACAAAAACAACTTCGCAAACATGACGGGGTTAAGAAAGCCAGATCCGGCAGAGGTAACAGAGCCGTTGAAATGGTTATAAAGGATGGAAAAGTCACCATGGTTGAGAAGCACGTTGGTAGCTCAATGAAAGATAACGAAGAAAGCgaggaagatgaagagaTCGTAGGTTTAGAAAATAAGGTCAAGGAAAGTAGAAGTGAAGGTGAAAACGCATCGtctaaaaatatttgggaTTATAACAAATACAGTAATAGATGGGAAAAGCCACTTTATTTGCCTTCGGATACTGACTTTCAAAATGTGCAGAATACAGACCAACAACTATATAAGCCTAGAGTGCAATTCTCCAATGACGCTGAGGAGAATGAGCTCCTTGTTTCATTGCCTTCCTAG
- a CDS encoding DEHA2B00638p (weakly similar to uniprot|Q7Z7X5 Pichia angusta MPP1 ZnII/2Cys6 transcription factor), with the protein MLEPSIQKPRKRRARTGCLNCRKKHKKCDETKPNCSSCMKKSEVCEWPMNNGRFNRNSISGLSGIIDQNNESGNLDKYADRLLKNFNRRATTSNDSVTFPTRKYSSLSNSDSTSSCMGSNSSKLSSIVSPSASRIPSNIYSHERNMIPPLLDSNESVSKVPLNQILNSNKISPNNGGSKDDTRLTTEESPPNKRENGKNENHHSIDTSPFDSANPNMENRVENGSVYFNSNPIQDNNLNNYNNPSIDGSPATKIDNSTTYSFSPSDSLAPFLLYNDLHNTLRDYMFTNAELNDFTTTANFNNILCSPAPNFLSRNSSKNLQDLLNDSTDNTNKESGVNSATPANNSNNKVSDILNSFSTDLTSREELELFKNYLYEVAPWLDMFDNSKQFGTTVADLAQNNKSLLYAIYAISSRQKEQTEREYPSEKTIKLYQESLKHLIPTVNKIMDKSIISSCVILCVFEMMSSSPKEWRHHLEGCHALFEANDINGFSGDLERRLFWCYARMDVNSAVIGEQSTIIPSENWLPKDYSIYESKRLFNETKDDDMYANYIVFLCSRVLNLITKDSKNFQQEWDFLWNEIIDWNLNIPFHLKPILSYDDKPFPGVLFLNGPAISANQLFHMAIILLTQNKPRLYKIKPSACIKSTIWHAKQICAISIHNNHHSFSGCWNNALQPLWIAGKLLSSDHEHEIILNLLDKIESTTGWQMKFRKKDLKKYWNGLTIE; encoded by the exons ATGCTAGAACCATCAATCCAAAAGCCTCGCAAAAGAAGAGCTAGAACAGGCTGCTTAAATTGCCGGAAAAAGCATAAGAAATGTGACGAAACTAAACCaaattgttcttcttgtatGAAAAAATCAGAAGTCTGCGAATGGCCTATGAATAATGGACGGTTTAATAGAAACTCAATAAGTGGTCTATCAGGAATCattgatcaaaataatgaatcgGGGAACTTAGATAAGTATGCAGATCGTTTActtaaaaattttaatagAAGAGCTACCACCTCTAATGATTCTGTAACATTTCCTACCAGAAAATACTCGCTGCTTTCCAATAGtgattcaacttcttcatgTATGGGTTCGAATTCCTCAAAATTACTGCTGATTGTTTCACCATCGGCTTCTCGTATTCCATCCAATATTTACAGTCatgaaagaaatatgaTACCACCATTATTGGATTCCAACGAATCAGTACTGAAAGTCCCGTTGAACCagatattaaattcaaacaaaatatcTCCAAATAATGGGGGATCTAAGGATGATACTAGGTTAACAACCGAGGAAAGCCCACCAAATAAGAGAGAGAACGGAAAAAATGAGAACCACCATTCAATCGATACATCACCTTTTGACTCAGCAAATCCAAATATGGAAAACAGGGTTGAGAATGGATCAGTTTACTTTAACTCGAATCCAATTCAAGATAATAACCTCAATAACTATAACAATCCAAGCATTGATGGCTCACCTGCAACAAAAATTGACAATAGCACAACATATTCTTTCTCCCCTTCTGACTCCTTAGCGCCATTTTTGCTTTATAATGATTTGCATAATACATTAAGAGATTATATGTTTACAAATGCCGAACTTAATGATTTTacaacaacagcaaattttaataatattttatgttCACCAGCTCCGAACTTcctttcaagaaattccaGTAAAAATTTACAAGACCTATTAAATGACTCAACAGATAATACCAATAAAGAATCTGGTGTAAATTCTGCCACTCCTGCTAATAACAGTAACAATAAAGTTAGTGACATTCTAAATAGTTTTCTGACAGACCTAACATCTCGCGAGGAATTGGAGTTATttaagaattatttatatgaGGTTGCTCCTTGGTTGGATATGTTTGATAATTCTAAGCAGTTTGGTACTACAGTAGCAGATCTTGCTCAGAATAATAAGTCTTTACTTTATGCTATCTATGCTATATCTTCTAGACAAAAAGAACAAACAGAACGAGAATATCCTTCAGAAAAAACGATTAAGCTATATCAAGAGTCGTTGAAGCATTTGATCCCAACAGTTAATAAGATTATggataaatcaataatttcatcatgCGTTATATTGTGTGTTTTTGAAATGATGTCGTCGTCTCCTAAAGAATGGCGACATCACTTGGAAGGTTGCCATGCACTATTTGAAGCCAATGATATAAATGGGTTTAGTGGAGATTTGGAGAGAAGGTTATTTTGGTGCTACGCAAGAATGGATGTCAATTCAGCCGTCATTGGAGAGCAATCCACTATAATTCCTTCTGAGAATTGGCTTCCTAAGGATTATTCGATTTATGAGCTGAAACGcttatttaatgaaacaaaagatgatgatatgtATGCAAACTATATTGTATTCTTATGTTCTAGAGTACTAAACTTGATAACAAAAGATTCtaaaaattttcaacaagAATGGGATTTTTTATGGAACGAAATTATAGATTGGAATCTTAACATACCATTCCATTTGAAGCCAATACTAAGCTACGATGATAAACCATTTCCCGGagttttatttttgaatggGCCGGCAATTTCAGCTAACCAATTGTTTCATATGGCAATTATACTATTAACTCAGAACAAGCCAAGGTTATACAAAATTAAGCCTTCGGCGTGTATT AAATCGACGATATGGCATGCAAAACAGATATGCGCAATCAGCATACATAATAATCATCA TTCATTTAGCGGGTGTTGGAATAATGCCTTGCAACCTTTATGGATCGCTGGCAAACTATTAAGTAGTGACCATGAAcatgaaataatattgaatttattggatAAGATTGAATCAACCACAGGATGGCAAATGAAATTTAGAAAgaaagatttgaaaaagtatTGGAATGGCTTAACGATcgaataa
- a CDS encoding DEHA2B00726p (similar to CA2094|IPF11493 Candida albicans IPF11493) encodes MSYSSVLSYSPILTLTRVPSDQCRYFTRTVTTFFQTFQLVIGLCQKGSSCKYKHDQNHIKLCRQYLSNNCQNKNCLLSHSPSQYNTPLCRYFLENKCVNPQCTYEHVLPKNYDKPNYEIWVCRPFSIGGSCSRGRKCPFMHLFVCPDFQENGACPRGKSCTLAHSATLSTQRSMLSKDKSEADTEVLIESDTEERDPIPQIINSYTIDPSILFETSRDGKYDIYIDNDGSEAKNPAKNEANSNTFKENSEFMIHLDSDSEQERETNSARDSHESELDDLQENNDYIEF; translated from the exons ATGTCGTATTCAAGTGTTTTATCTTATAGTCCAATACTAACTCTAACTAGGGTTCCCAGCGACCAATGCCGCTATTTTACCAGAACAG TCACTACGTTCTTTCAAACCTTTCAACTTGTAATAGGCTTATGTCAGAAAGGTTCAAGCTGCAAATACAAACATGATCAAAACCACATCAAATTGTGTCGTCAATATTTATCGAATAATTGCCAAAATAAGAATTGTCTATTGTCTCACTCTCCATCCCAGTATAATACTCCCCTTTGCCGTTATTTCTTGGAGAATAAGTGTGTCAACCCGCAGTGCACATATGAACATGTCTTACCGAAGAACTACGATAAACCAAACTATGAAATTTGGGTATGTCGACCTTTTTCTATTGGTGGTTCCTGTTCTCGTGGAAGAAAATGTCCATTCATGCATTTGTTTGTTTGCCCTGATTTCCAAGAAAACGGCGCTTGTCCAAGAGGCAAATCATGCACTTTGGCGCATTCTGCCACTTTAAGTACCCAGAGGCTGATGCTATCTAAAGATAAACTGGAAGCCGATACGGAAGTTCTTATTGAGAGTGATACCGAAGAGAGAGACCCAATCCcccaaattatcaatagtTACACTATTGACCCCtcaatattatttgagACTAGCAGAGACGGAAAATATGATATATACATTGACAATGATGGATCTGAAGCAAAGAATCCTGCGAAAAATGAAGCAAATAGTAATacatttaaagaaaattctGAGTTCATGATACATTTAGATTCAGACAGTGaacaagaaagagaaaCCAATTCTGCTCGAGACTCACATGAGAGTGAACTTGACGATTTACaggaaaataatgattatataGAATTCTGA
- a CDS encoding DEHA2B00660p (similar to uniprot|P36086 Saccharomyces cerevisiae YKL071w) yields the protein MSSSKTFFISGGNKGIGFALVKDLSENESNIVIASARNPEAATDLENLAKKKENVHIVKLDVTSKESTVEAAAQVSKLVGKIDVLIANAGFADAFGSVLDTKEETWVQHWQTNVLGAVFLYQAFYGLVERGDAKQIVFVSSALGSTGGYIGLSVSAYGQSKAALNYTVKEISVELGDKGFTVVAVHPGQVSTDTGKRGNETLIAESPYLKEMIEKYSITPEFSATALSAILNKLSPSDNGKFLSYDGSEIPW from the coding sequence ATGAGTAGCTCAAAAACATTTTTTATTTCAGGAGGTAACAAGGGAATTGGATTTGCTCTTGTCAAAGACCTTAGTGAAAATGAATCTAACATTGTGATTGCATCCGCGAGAAACCCCGAAGCGGCTACAGATCTTGAAAACTTagcaaagaagaaagaaaatgtGCACATAGTGAAGTTAGATGTTACGTCCAAGGAGAGTACCGTAGAAGCCGCAGCACAAGTCTCGAAACTTGTCGGGAAGATTGATGTTTTGATAGCGAATGCTGGATTTGCTGATGCATTTGGAAGTGTATTGGACacgaaagaagaaacatGGGTGCAGCATTGGCAGACAAATGTTCTTGGAGCAGTCTTCTTATATCAAGCATTTTATGGACTAGTGGAGAGAGGAGATGCAAAGCAAATTGTTTTTGTATCAAGTGCACTTGGATCGACTGGAGGGTATATTGGTCTCAGCGTATCTGCATACGGACAGTCTAAGGCTGCATTAAACTACACAGTGAAAGAAATCAGTGTTGAATTGGGCGATAAGGGATTTACGGTTGTAGCTGTTCATCCAGGACAAGTTTCCACTGATACTGGAAAACGTGGTAATGAAACCCTTATTGCTGAAAGCCCCTATTTAAAGGAAATGATTGAGAAGTACTCAATCACCCCTGAATTCAGCGCTACAGCCTTACTGGCTATTCTCAATAAATTGAGTCCTAGTGATAATGGTAAGTTTCTTAGTTATGATGGAAGCGAAATTCCTTGGTGA
- a CDS encoding DEHA2B00594p (similar to uniprot|Q07786 Saccharomyces cerevisiae YDL246c): protein MTLTYQNPSLQVTKDHRIELKEAPVKPPLKGQVLIHVRATGICGSDIHFWKSGSIGDLKVLDNCILGHEAAGDVVEIGEGVTNVSVGDRVAIEPGVPCGNCFLCSQGDYNLCEDVQFIGVFPYHGSMQRYITHNSRYVYRLPDNMTYSQGALVEPISVAYHGIERANLKLGEGVLIAGAGPIGLVALLLAKASGCTPLCITDLSKEKLEFAKTLVPQVRTYKVNTKLSPQENAKEVRSIFGDQECNFPHVTLECTGVESSIITCAYVTRRSGTLMVIGVGKDIINNFPFMRLSLAEIDVKFINRYHDSWPTVIRLLSHGIINADLLITHRFTLENAIEALTLSSDACNGSIKVIIED, encoded by the coding sequence atgacatTGACTTATCAAAACCCGTCCCTTCAAGTTACTAAAGACCATAGAATAGAACTCAAAGAAGCACCTGTTAAACCTCCATTAAAAGGTCAAGTTTTAATTCATGTTAGAGCTACTGGAATATGTGGTTCGGACATTCATTTCTGGAAATCTGGATCTATTGGTGATTTGAAGGTACTAGATAACTGTATACTAGGGCACGAAGCTGCAGGAGACGTCGTGGAGATTGGAGAAGGGGTTACAAATGTCTCTGTAGGAGATAGGGTTGCCATTGAACCAGGTGTACCTTGTGGAAATTGTTTCTTGTGTAGTCAAGGAGATTATAATCTTTGTGAAGATGTTCAATTTATTGGGGTTTTCCCTTATCATGGGTCGATGCAAAGATATATTACTCATAATTCAAGGTACGTTTATCGTTTACCCGATAATATGACATATTCCCAGGGTGCCTTAGTTGAACCAATATCAGTCGCGTATCATGGTATCGAACGAGCTAATTTGAAGCTAGGTGAAGGGGTACTAATTGCTGGTGCTGGCCCAATTGGCTTAGTAGCTCTACTTTTAGCAAAAGCTTCTGGTTGCACTCCCTTATGTATTACAGATTTaagcaaagaaaaattggaatttGCCAAAACTTTGGTTCCTCAAGTAAGAACATATAAAGTTAATACGAAGTTATCACCACAAGAGAATGCTAAGGAGGTCAGAAGTATATTTGGTGACCAAGAATGTAATTTCCCTCATGTCACATTGGAATGCACGGGAGTTGAGTCGAGTATAATTACATGCGCTTATGTCACTAGAAGATCAGGTACATTAATGGTTATTGGAGTGGGAAAggatattattaataactttCCATTCATGAGGTTATCATTAGCTGAGATTGATGTGAAATTCATTAACAGGTACCACGATTCATGGCCAACTGTTATTAGATTACTAAGCCACGGTATTATTAATGCTGATTTGTTAATTACACATCGGTTTACATTAGAGAACGCCATTGAGGCACTCACATTATCATCCGATGCTTGTAATGGTAGCATCAAagttattattgaagattaa
- a CDS encoding DEHA2B00616p (similar to uniprot|P23254 Saccharomyces cerevisiae YPR074c TKL1 transketolase 1) — MTVSSKQHLADQGQIHDKVLKVFRLLIADLVQNFNGGHPGGAMDMAAIGIALWRYVLNYAPNNPTFFNRDRFVLSNGHTCLFQYAFHHLVGYQHMTMKQLKTYHSPNLESYCPGHPEIEHPGIEVTTGPLGQGITNAVGLAIASKNLQATYNKPEFPVVSNHTFCIVGDACLQEGVALESISFAGHLGLNNLTAIYDNNQISCDGSVDLTNTENIGEKFKACNWNVIEVENGCYDVIAIVNALESSKKSENKPTLINVYTNIGIGSNVEGKAAAHGAAFGETEVDRLHRVNGFRPEDKFFIPKDVYTFFEDLPAKGDQIVNDWLRLVKSYKESYPDLGTDFERRISGKLPCDWESLIPASFPTNPTASRKSSGLVINPLAKEINNFIVGSADLSPSVNLVWEGKKDFQNPRIKVSCNINGDYSGRYIHYGIREHAMAGIANGIAAFNEGTFIPITSSFFMFYLYASPAVRYGALSKLQVIHVATHDSIGTGEDGPTHQPIALAALYRAMPNINYIRPCDSEETAGAWEIAIKSQGMPTIISLSRQNLPQYPGMSNRSLVKKGAYIFQERIDAVLNIVGVGAELKFALETANILNEKGIKTRVISFPSHNLFEMQPDEYKRSILKRGKIPTVVIEAFAPNGWERYATAGINMKTYGKSLPGAAAYEYFGFNSTVIASKVEKYFSRWNQEHEIRYEFLDLN; from the coding sequence ATGACTGTATCGTCTAAACAGCACTTAGCGGATCAAGGACAAATTCATGATAAAGTTTTGAAGGTATTTAGATTACTTATTGCAGATTTGGTTCAAAACTTTAATGGTGGTCACCCGGGTGGTGCTATGGATATGGCTGCAATTGGAATTGCATTATGGAGATATGTTTTAAATTATGCACCTAATAATCCAACATTTTTCAACCGGGATAGATTTGTCTTATCAAATGGACATACTTGTTTGTTTCAATATGCATTTCACCATTTAGTCGGTTATCAGCACATGACCATGAAACAGTTAAAAACTTACCATTCACCTAATCTCGAATCGTATTGCCCGGGCCACCCAGAAATTGAACATCCTGGTATCGAAGTAACTACTGGACCTTTAGGGCAGGGCATAACGAATGCAGTTGGATTAGCTATAGCGTCTAAGAATTTACAAGCCACATATAATAAACCAGAATTTCCAGTTGTTTCTAATCATACGTTTTGCATAGTCGGTGATGCTTGTTTGCAAGAAGGTGTAGCATTAGAGTCAATATCTTTTGCTGGACACTTAGGTCTAAATAACCTTACAGCTATTtatgataataatcaaatttcaTGTGATGGCTCGGTGGATTTGACTAATACGGAGAAtattggtgaaaaatttaaagcATGTAATTGGAATGTAATTGAGGTTGAAAATGGATGTTATGATGTTATTGCAATTGTGAATGCTCTAGAATCTTCCAAAAAGTCAGAAAATAAACCCACACTTATTAATGTTTATACaaatattggaattggTTCTAATGTAGAAGGGAAAGCAGCTGCTCATGGTGCTGCTTTTGGCGAGACTGAAGTTGACAGATTACATAGAGTAAACGGTTTTAGACCCGAagataaattcttcatccCTAAAGATGTGTATACCTTTTTCGAAGATCTTCCGGCCAAAGGTGACCAGATTGTAAATGATTGGTTAAGATTAGTCAAGTCATATAAAGAATCTTATCCAGACTTAGGAACGGATTTCGAAAGGAGGATTTCTGGAAAATTACCTTGTGATTGGGAGTCTTTAATTCCCGCCTCATTCCCTACCAACCCTACTGCTTCAAGAAAATCGAGCGGGTTAGTTATAAATCCATTAgcaaaagaaattaataattttattgttgGTTCAGCAGATCTTTCGCCATCTGTAAATTTGGTTTGGGAAGGTAAGAAAGATTTTCAAAACCCGAGAATAAAAGTATCTTGCAATATCAACGGGGATTATTCTGGAAGATATATTCATTACGGAATTCGTGAGCACGCAATGGCTGGAATTGCAAACGGAATTGCCGCTTTTAATGAAGGGACATTTATACCAATCacatcatcatttttcatGTTTTATTTGTATGCATCTCCAGCTGTTAGATATGGTGCATTATCAAAACTTCAAGTTATACATGTCGCAACTCACGACTCAATTGGGACAGGGGAGGATGGGCCAACTCATCAACCTATTGCTCTAGCAGCATTGTACCGAGCTATgccaaatattaattatattcgCCCATGTGATTCAGAAGAAACAGCAGGTGCTTGGGAAATCGCTATAAAGTCGCAAGGTATGCCAACCatcatttctttatcaagaCAAAATTTACCTCAGTACCCTGGAATGTCAAATCGTTCTCTAGTTAAAAAGGGGgcatatatttttcaagagaGAATTGATGCTGTTTTAAATATTGTAGGCGTGGGTGCTGAATTGAAGTTTGCTTTAGAGACAGCAAACatattaaatgaaaaaggTATTAAAACTAGAGTAATCTCATTTCCATCTCATAATTTATTCGAAATGCAGCCTGATGAGTACAAACGTtctatattgaaaagagGAAAGATACCAACTGTAGTTATAGAGGCATTTGCTCCAAATGGCTGGGAAAGATACGCTACCGCTGGAATTAATATGAAGACTTATGGCAAATCATTGCCTGGTGCTGCCGCTTATGAATACTTTGGTTTCAACTCGACTGTTATCGCCTccaaagttgaaaaatatttctccaGGTGGAACCAAGAACATGAAATTCGTTACGAATTTCTAGACTTAAATTAG